Below is a window of Synergistaceae bacterium DNA.
ATTCCCTGAATGAAATCATTTATAGCCGTCGCCATGTATCCGCCTGCGATTACATAAATTCCGGTCAAGACTGCCATAATAATAACGCACAATGAATAATCAATCTTGAACGCCATCCCGAATAAACGACTCAAGCCGTTATATAAACTCGCAGTATAAGGTATCAGGAACACAAAGCAAATCACTGACGCAGCAATTTTCAGAGCATTACTTGTGAATCTCTTCCCGAAAAAATCAGGCATTGTCGCACTTGATAAATATTGACTCATTATTCTTGTACGACGGCCAAGCACCGCCCATGCCATTAATGAGCCTATAAATGCATTCCCAAGTCCGACCCACGTAGCAGCAACTCCGTAACGCCACCCGAACTGGCCTGCATACCCAACGAAGACAACAGCAGAAAAATAGCTTGTCCCATATGCAAACGCTGACAGCCAAGGCCCGACAGATCTATCTGCTAAGACAAACCCGTTTACGTCAACTGAATGTCTGCGGCAATATAAACCGATTCCAAGCATTAACCCGAAGAATAATAGAACAAGTAAAATTTTTATTAGCATTCATATCCAGCTTTCTTTATAAATAAACAATTTCGGCAAAGATTACCCCCTCAAGCACTCAAAATCAAGACTCATAAATGTATATAAACGCGCAAAAAAATTCGAGCCTCTGACTCATTAGCAATAACTCAAGTCAAAAGCTCAGGAAAGTCAGGAAAAGGAAAACAAAATGAATCACAATTAACAACGTCTACAGCCATAAAAGCACAAAAAAATTGGCTCCACAACCAGGACTCGAACCTGGAACCTAATGATTAACAGTCATCCGCGCTGCCGATTGCGCTATTGTGGAACACAACGAAAGAAATTTTACTTGAACATCGCGATTTTGTCAAATTTAATTTTGCGGAAATATATTTTTCCTGAAATCATTATTGCACGCTCACTGATTATTATTATGTGTGATAATAATTTTATAAGTGTAAGGAGGTAATATAAATGCGAAATTTATTCGGGCTTTCACAGCTTGAATTTTTCAGGGACTCTCTTGACTCTCGAAGCCTTGAGACTCTCAATAAAGCCGTTGAGGTAATCACAAAGACAAAGCAAGACGGCGGGCGGGTAATGGTCGTAACAGGAAGCGGGCCCAACATTCACGAGGGAGTAACGACTCTTATTGCTGAATTAATTAGAGTTGGAATCGTTGACGCTGTTTCTACGAGTTCTGCTGTAATTGCTCACGAAATGGCCGGTGCTCTCGATAAAGTTTTCAGGGTTGACGCTAAATCTTTGGGAATGGACTTAAGCAAAATGCCGCGTGGTGATGTCTATGAGTTTACCTGCATGACGGAGAGTGAGATTAACGCATTGAAGCGCGAAATGCCGTTAGACGACGATTTATTGACTCGCGGACAGAATCTCCCGAAATTAAACGAGATAATAAAAGCTGCCGGAAATATGGCCTATCCTATGGGACTAAGGACGGAGAGACTTGCTCATGAAGTATTGAGTCTCGCGCGGATTTACGGCCTCCCGTTTGAAAAAGTTGCGGGCTGGGGCTGTGATGATAAAACGATGTTGGGAGCTGCTGACAAAAAAAATGTTCCCGTTCTTGTTACGATTCCTCAGTTAGTTGGCGGCGGTGCGGTTGGAATGTCGATAGGCGATTCTATTCCTGTTTCAGAAAGATCTATGAGAATTTCGAGAATGCTTGCGTCATGTGATGTGATAATTGAGTCTGCTGTTGCGTTGACTCAGGAGATTCACGACGGCCCATTTGAATGCTACACAGGACACGGAATTTGGGCAGATTATTCCGGGCAGGCTGTATATAATTTGCGCGAAAAAAGTTTAATCAGGATAGATTTAGACGAAAATTTGCGCCGTGCAGTAGAGTTAAATAAAACTGTTCAGGAAGCAATTGACAAGGGACTCCCGAAGACTAAAGCCGCAAAAATACCGTTCAGAATGGAAATGTCAGCTTTTGCACGTCATGAAGGAAGTCTGCCGGTTATAGGCGATATTGGCAAAGTTTGGCCGTTGATTGCTTATGAAGTAGCTAAAAATTTGGGGATTGAGCTTGAATTTCTTTCATCTTCGCAGGACACACAGGAAGGCGCGTCAATGCGTGAATGGATTGTGAATAACGTTAAGCCGCTTGATCGTGAAAAAATGTTGAGACGTTCAGAAAGTTATATTCTGCGATAAAGTCTGAACTGCCGCCGAGCGGGGTGGGTGGGAGCGAGGCGGCAGCGGCCAATACACTATTTTGTGTAAACGAGGGGAATCAAGAATCCTTCTGCGACTTCATTTGCCATTGCTTTACCCTCTAGAA
It encodes the following:
- a CDS encoding deoxyhypusine synthase family protein; this encodes MRNLFGLSQLEFFRDSLDSRSLETLNKAVEVITKTKQDGGRVMVVTGSGPNIHEGVTTLIAELIRVGIVDAVSTSSAVIAHEMAGALDKVFRVDAKSLGMDLSKMPRGDVYEFTCMTESEINALKREMPLDDDLLTRGQNLPKLNEIIKAAGNMAYPMGLRTERLAHEVLSLARIYGLPFEKVAGWGCDDKTMLGAADKKNVPVLVTIPQLVGGGAVGMSIGDSIPVSERSMRISRMLASCDVIIESAVALTQEIHDGPFECYTGHGIWADYSGQAVYNLREKSLIRIDLDENLRRAVELNKTVQEAIDKGLPKTKAAKIPFRMEMSAFARHEGSLPVIGDIGKVWPLIAYEVAKNLGIELEFLSSSQDTQEGASMREWIVNNVKPLDREKMLRRSESYILR